CCTTCtctcgctatgacttttccgCCATATAgaccaaaaatgagaaattgggAATTCATGCCGTGAAAGGAATTCCACGTGGAGAGAATCTGGAATTGAATGCCAGAAAAGccaacaaaaatataaaaaaagggaggaaattAGATGTTGGGGTTCCTCCTTTTGGAACTCTTAAGGTTGACCCTAGTGGTCGGTTCGGTAATAAGAATAGATATCCATGCCCGTTTCGGTAACTTCACCCCCACAGACAATCCCCTCTTCCCCTCGGACAAAACTCACAaggcagagagagggagagggagagagagcgccCCTGGTCGAACTCAAAGCAGCAGAGCAACAACAAGAAGACCCACATAAAAATCCGACCTTTATATTTGCCTTTCCCTCTCTTTGCCTTCAGATTTTCCCCCTTTTAAATAAcagttaaaaaaaagagagcacgCGAAGGAAACGAGCCGTTGATTCGATTTCGCGCCTCTCATGGTGGCTCAGCTCGAGAGCCCACAGCCCCAGCCCCAGCCCCAGCCCCAGCAGCGGCGTGAGCAGGAACGGGAGCGTGATGATTCGTCGCTCGATGGCTTGGAGAAGACGAAGTCGCTGATGTGCGCCCTCGGCCTCATCTCCCGCAACCTCCCCTTGCCCCCCGACCTGCTGAATGCCGTCTCCTCCATCTGCGACGACGCGGGCGGCGGGGATGGGGAGGGCGGCGGGGGCGGTGAGGGGGACGGTGGCGCGGGCGGCGGATCCGAGGTGGTCCCGGCGGTCGAGAAGGGTTCGGTGAGGGTTTCCGGTTGTTGGTTTTGGGGTTTTATTTGATTTCGATGCGGGTCGTTCTTGATCGGAAGTAGTCTGAGATGGGATTCTGAGGTGTGCGctttcaatttgggattttggaaaaaattgtgGAATGCCCTGTTGTGAATTTTGGCAACTGGGCTGGACAATTTTGAGAACTTAGGGTTCTGGCGACGTTCCTCTTTATTTTGCGGTGTTGCTGCGGCGTAAGATTTGATAATTGCGTGCAAGTTGTtgtcttttcataattttcagaTGCCCTCTGGGGCTATGTGAGGGTCTTGGATTGGCAGTTTTGCGAGCATATTTTATATGAGTAGTTTTATGGACTTCCTTGGGTTGCCTATTCTATGGAACAAACCCAATATACTGGGTACCAAGTTCGAAGGAAATGCACTCCTTTCCTTCTTGTGTTCTGTCTAACTGGTTCGTAGGCACAAAATCTCGATTTTGATTTCTAATTGCTGCCCCTTCTTTTTAGGAGTGCTGCAAGTGAGTTCCAATCTGTCGTATAGCCCTTCTAGTTAATTAGCCAGTATCACCTCAGTGGTTTTCCTTTATAATCTTATAGTACAAAGGCTGGAGCTTCACTTTGAAGTCAAGCACTGGGGTATGAGCCTCCTATAGAACCGATCTTGCTCAAGTAAAGGCGTGGTTTAAGATTTGCCCTTACATGCGCTTTTTGACATTTTGAGTTTAGTATGTGATGAATTGAGTTGAGTAGCTCTTTCTGATGCCTGCATTGGTTAGAATTCGGCAACTTTCAGAAGTGGTGTGggttttttatgggaaaaaatTATATTGGGACTTTGCTGTACTGCGTTTTTTTCATGTTGGAATCAATCATGGTGAAGAGGTTTGTAGATTTGGTTTCTTCCTTACATTGCCATAATTTGGTTTGGGCAATATTCTGCAAGATAAAATGTCCCTCTGGTTGTCATTTTCACTTTGGTGTTTGGTCATTCTTGTTGATTGAACCTTATAATGGTTCGTGCTTGTGAGTACTCTGGATCATCTTAGATATTATTGACCATGCTAAATTAACAAGAAACACTAGTTGCTCCTTCATTGCTGgtttgtttgattgaactttcttttattttatttcaaaattcatatTTTGTAATACCTTTAATGCAGGTTGACTATGTTAACTCTAGCGGACGAGATTTACTTGCAGAATTTGAGGATGCACTCTTGAGACAGCGGATAAATTGCATGTCAGGTTCTAAATTGGCAGAATCAAAGGAAAAGCGTCTTCAAAGCCAAGTCCAGCATCGCATAAGTGAACTAGAAGGTTATTATGGTCTCAACTTTGTCATGCATCCTCACATGATTCACTTTATACTATGGCATGTTGTAGCATGAGTTctctttttttgtgaaaaaatatttgttagTAGGTTGTTTATCTAAGGCATCCATACCGCGTCATGTTCAGTACACATCCTTTTGGGGCTTAAAGCCACATGTCACACTTATTCTGTCTCACTAACTGATACTTTGAATCTTGGATTAGAATTGCCATCAACTAGAGGGGAGGATCTGCAGACAAAGTGCCTACTTGAACTTTATGGACTGAAGGTAAATGCTCGCTTGACGTTCTTTGAATTGTTTTGCTTATTGCTTTATTCCTTATATAATGCTTTTACAACAGACTGTTGATTGGATCTTGATCTTGAGATTTTACTGTGATTGTAGCATTTGAAGGTTTTGTGTCCCAAGATCCATACCTCTTCCTTATCTAGACTCTAGACTGGAGTAATAGAAAAGGTTGCTGTCACCTTTATTGTAGGAGAATGTTGACTATGTTTGTGTGATGAATGGCTACAAAAACAGTTTTAACAGTTTGAAATGTCTTGTGCATTGAATAGCAACTAGAACTTCATGATTAAGCTAGTGATTTATGTCCAACCTTCGTCTTGTTTCTTGTGTTTACAGTCAGCTATATAACTTCAATTGTTGCATGACGTAATTTATCTTTCAGCATAAATATCCacatttgtgtttcatttagcATTTGATATCGAGGGATGATTAGAGTTCTGACTTTCTTGGCAAACACTTTTTTTCTGGCAGCTAGCAGATTTGCAAAGTAAGGTTCGCTCCCAAGTAAGTTCGGAGTACTGGCTTCGATTGAACTGTGCATACCCTGACAAGCAGTTGTTTGACTGGGGTATGATGCGATTGCGCCGCACTCAATATGGTGTTGGGGATGCTTTTGCCGTGGAAGCTGATGATCATTTCAGAAAGAAACGGGATGCAGAGGTAATTTCATTGGTGATGAATCACTTATCAACATTTCTTTTAAGTGCTATTGAGGGGAAATACTGGAATAGTTTTGTGATGTGACTTGCATGAGATGACATGAGATAATATCTGGTTAGGAATTCAATGTTATGAAATAGATATTTACTATCTGTTCCTATTCTATATGGCAATAACCAAGTTCATAATTAACTTTGAATTGAAGcaccctttttttatatttacatttcatttgtttatAGACATGGATTTGAATGTGGGAGAAAAGCTTCTATATCATGCCGGtacctcaattttgatttgcagAGGCTCTCGagattggaagaagaagaaaagaatcttGTAgagaccaaaaaaaggaaatttttcgcAGAAATACTTAATGCAGTACGAGAATTCCATTTACAAAATCAGGCTTCTCTAAAGCAAAGAAAGCAGAGGAATGATGGGATCCAGGTAGGCATCCTTCTctcctgttcttttttttttttaatatttatttatctgTCACAAAATGGGTAGTCGACGTTAGAATGTGGTTCCTGTGATGGTTTGGCACTGCAGGCCAAGCTCATATTTATTTTCAGAGTACAGCCATCTTGAATCAAATGTCTGATGCTGGATTGGATATATTCAGGTGCATTAATTATCTGGCATATGAAACTGCTCATGCAGTTAAAGAGAATATGATAACCTTGGTCAAATGAATTCGCTAGACTTTTCCTTATCAGAAAAACAACCTTCAGGCAtttgaaacaaagaaggtcGGGTTTTTTCAGTGTGAAATAAGATGATGAAACTACGCCGACTTAGAAGTGGGCATGAGAATTCCGTACTGTCCTTTGCTTTATATGAGATAGTTTTATTCTTCTTTCACATTTAGGatggtatttttatttttgaccaATTAGGAGCACGTCTCAAATCAGTTATGAAGCCCAATGAAGATCATCAttattttcttcctcttttgtaTCGGCTCCGGTTTTTTTACTAGTGTGTCCAGTTCTATTTTGGCGGAGCTGTTCACCGGGATATTTGGCTAATGTTGGAACTTGGAAGGAAATAACTTTACGGTGATGTGATAGGAGTTGTCCATAAATATTATCTGTTGCATTGAATATATGAGGAGTTAAGAGTACATTAACTTCTCTCCTAGATGTTCGTTATTTTGATCAATTCAATAATCATTTGATGCAGGCTTGGCATGCAAGGCAAAGACAGCGTGCTACACGTGCTGAAAAATTGAGAATCCAAGCTTTGAAGGCTGATGATCAGGAAGAATATATGAGAATggtaaagaaaagtaaaaatttgcGATTGAATACGTTTCTTCAAGAAACGAACCAGCTGCTTCACAATTTAGGAGCTGCTGTCCAGCGTCAAAAAGATGCTGGACTTGCTGATGAAATTGATGATCTTAAAGATTCTGAAGCTGATTTGCCTGAGTTGGATGCTTCAAGCAGTGGAACTCCTGCGGATGTACTTCCGGAGGAAGAGGGTGATGTCTCTGAATCAGATCGCAATGATGACTCCAGCGACTTACTTGAGGGTCAGCGGCAATATAACTCCGCTATTCATTCCATTGAGGAAAAGGTAAAACCATTATtatctgtttcttttcttttctttttgcatagaATGCCTCTGTGTTATATTCTTTTACTACCTTTATGAGCTATAAAGTGATCAATGGAGAAGAATTACTGGCTTCAGCTTTCACGTCTCTGATGAATTTAAGATACTTATCACTTGAATTTTCAATCTTTGCCAGCATAATACCTTTAGAATGCTAAGTAGGTGCTCTCATGTGAATGGCCCGTTATGCTTTTTTCCACCGAAAAAATCCCATTATGTCTGTCATCACATCATTTTGCCTGTCTCTATTATTGTCTAAATCAATTGCGGATTCTACAGGTAACTGAGCAGCCATCCATGCTtcaaggtggagaattgagGCCCTACCAATTGGAGGGACTTCAGTGGATGGTTTCATTGTTTAATAACAACCTAAATGGTATTCTAGCTGATGAGATGGGGTTAGGGAAAACAATACAAACCATCTCATTGATTGCCTATCTCGTGGAAAACAAGGGTGTCGGAGGGCCTCATTTGATAGTGGCTCCAAAGGCTGTGCTGCCAAACTGGATTACTGAATTTTCAACTTGGGCTCcaaggtttctctctctctctctctctctctctcgtatgtGATGGGCTTGCAGTTGCTTGCATGCCTCACTTCACTTTCAGATGCTTATTATTTTCTTCATGTCCAGTATTGCAGCTGTGCTTTATGATGGACGTCTGGATGAGAGAAAGGTGATGAGGGAAGAGTTATCTGGAGAGGGGAAATTTAACGTCTTAATTACCCATTACGGCCTGATCATGAGAGATAAAGCATTCCTGAAGAAAATTCAGTGGTACTATTTGATTATAGATGAAGGACATCGATTAAAGAATCATGAATGTTCCCTTACAAGGACTCTTGTATCTAGGTATGATGCTGCTGACGTTTTCATTTGCTTGATTAATTCGCCATTGGTGCACTCTGCTCCAACTGACTATTAATCTCAATACTGACATCTTCAACTGCTGAGAATTCTGTCTTTACTTTCATGTCATGTACAGCTGAGTCGCTTCTCTTATGCTGAACCCCTTTTGATGAACTACTTATGCCTGCTTATCCTTACTCACTGCATCAGCGATACTGCAAAATTGTCTCTCATGTTTTCCGTCGAAGAGCTTTCCAAATTTTTACCCCACTATATTTTGTTAAACAACAAGGATAGTGTTTAGCAATATCATGATTGGGTGTAGATGAATACTCTTTACCTAGATATGCATTGAAGGAGTATATTAACTTTACACGAGTACAAGGGCAGTGATTTTCTTCTGCTTCCCTTGATTATCTTAGGGAAATCTCAGCGCTTTCATTTCAGAATGTTTTTCCAGTATTTACATCAAATCTGCGTTTAGATGAAAAGGCAAGTCCATTTGGCTGCTATAAGTTGACTTAAAAATTCAAAGCTGGTGATATCATATTGCAACCATCAAATTGTCTTATATTGAGTCATAGAGTCTTCGCTCTAACATGAGTCGTGTGTTCAGATACAGTTCCCTATTATGTGTAGGTCTTCAATGAGCAGGAGATGGTTCAACTCCTTCATTTTTTAGATTATGGTTTTTTGTACAAATCTAATATGTGAGCATATTCGAGATGTATCTTAATGATTTGACCAGAAGAAAATTGTTAAATGTCTCTTGGTGCACTAAGTTAATCCACGTCAAACTACTTTATATTGATTATACCATGGGAAATGCCTGCTTACAAAGTAAAGCGTATATGTGAAAGGCGGACTTTTGGAATCTACTTCTGTTTGAATACTGCCTTTGACCGTTTGTTATCCCTTTATGTTGTTATATCTGTTGGTTCAGCTGAATGATTTACTTAATTGTTTTGGGAATAGTCTAATTAGTGGAATTTCACTTACGCAGCTATCAGACTCAACGCAGGCTTCTTTTGACGGGCACACCAATTCAGAATAGCTTGCAGGAACTATGGGCGCTGCttaattttcttcttccaaGTATTTTCAATTCAGTTCAGAATTTTGAGGAATGGTTTAATGCACCCTTTGCGGACCGTGGTGATTTATCCCTCACAGATGAAGAAGAGTTATTAATTATTAATCGTTTGCATCAAGTATGTATAAACATTTTGTTGTCAAATTATCTGGTCCTCCTTTcaaccattttcttctttttaattgatTGTATGTTTCACTCTCAAGGTTATAAGACCGTTCAtattgagaagaaagaaagatgaagtGGAGAAGTTCCTTCCAGGGAAGTCCCAGGTTATATTGAAATGTGATATGTCAGCTTGGCAGAAAGTATATTATCAACAAGTGACGGATGTTGGCAGAGTTGGGCTAGATACTGGTTTGTAGCTTATGCTCCTTGACCATTTCTGTATGTTGTCCCACGACATCACTCAAAACATATTTGAGCACATATCGGGAAGTGTATTAATTGTCTAATCTGTTCTTAAATAACCTTTCACAATATTATCTTTAATTATGAAAGTTACTCTAATGGACTTGAATAATGGGAACTAACTGTGGGGGCATTTTTTGGTTTCGAATTCAGTCAATAACCTGCTTACTTAAGCATGTACATCTTTGCTTACTTGTCTAACCCATTTCAGGATCCGGAAAATCAAAGTCTCTGCAGAACCTCTCAATGCAGCTTCGCAAATGTTGTAACCATCCTTACCTTTTTGTTGGAGAATACAACATGTGGCGTAAGGATGAGATCATCAGAGCATCAGGGAAGTTTGAGCTACTTGACCGCTTGCTCCCGAAACTCCATAGATCTGGGCATAGGGTCCTACTTTTCTCACAAATGACTCGTCTTATGGACATTCTTGAAGTCTATTTACAACTTCATGATTTCAAATATCTTAGGCTGGATGGTTCAACTAAAACTGAAGAAAGGGGGCTTTTGCTGAAGCAATTTAATGCTCCCGATTCCCCATACTTTATGTTTCTTTTGAGCACTCGAGCTGGAGGCCTTGGTTTGAATTTGCAAACAGCAGATACAGTAATAATATTTGACAGTGATTGGAACCCCCAAATGGATCAACAGGCAGAGGATCGGGCCCATCGAATAGGACAGAAGAAAGAGGTCAGAGTTTTTGTACTGGTTAGTGTTGGATCAATTGAGGAGGTAATTCTGGAGCGTGCAAAACAAAAGATGGGTATTGATGCCAAGGTTATCCAGGCTGGTCTTTTTAATACGACTTCCACGGGTGAGTTGTGCTTATATTTTAGTGCTCAACCATACACTAATTTTTGCTCAATCACCCGTTATATGGTAATACATAGAAGTTTGTACAGTTGACAGATCTGAAGTGCGAAaggaaaaggggagagagagagagagagagagagagagagagattaactGTGCTCGTAAGGGTTATAAGAGATGTCTGttattaaaagatttattatgGATGAGTTACCTGTAACCCTATCAGCGACTGGATAGGAACTTGTATTAATTGATGATTGAGCCGTGTTTCTTGCTTTAGATCTATATACACATGCGGCATGCATGCTTACAGTTGCACAAGTGTGCTTGTTGTGCCTTGCTTCTAGTTTAGAAAAAGTTAGAAAGCGAGGTACTGGAGTAGAAACTGCATATTTTATTCATGATTGTTGACCACACTGCGGTCTGGGACTCATTGAGACCAAACTGTAGCAAGGCCATTTGGATGCAGGAAGAAATTAAGTCATAGGAACTGCATATTTTATTCATGATTGTTGACCATACTGCAGTCTGGGACTCATTGAGACCAAACTGTAGCAAGGCCATTTGGACGCAGGAAGAAATTAATTCATAGAAACTGCATATTTTATTCATGATTGATGACCATACTGCAGTCTTGGACTCATCGAGATTGCTGTATATTGCGGAACCTGTCAAGTTTCTAAGTAGTGCTTTTATTTGGACCATAGATGAAATAATACATGTGACATATTTCCTTTCAGTATATTTTCTCTTAATTTCAAGTATGAAATTCATTTAACTTTAATGTCACAGCTCGGGACCGAAGGGAGATGTTAGAAGAGATAATGCGTAAAGGTAGCAGATCATTGGGCACAGATGTGCcaagcgagagagagatcaacCGCCTTGCAGCACGATCAGATGAAGAGTTCTGGCTCTTCGAGAAGATGGACGAGGAGAGAAGGCAGAGGGAAAATTACAGGTCCCGTCTCATGGAAGAGCATGAGGTGCCAGAGTGGGCCTATTCTACACCTGACGTGAAGGCAAGCAAGTCCAAGGGTTTTGATCATGACGTCAGCAACCTCACTGGAAAACGACGCAGAAAGGAGGTTCTTTATGCAGATACTCTGAGTGATTTGCAGTGGATGAAGGCAGTAGAAAATGGTGAAGACATATCTAAACGTTCTGgcagaggaaagagaaagaattaCCCTCTTTCCGAGAGCAATGGGTTAATCGGTACAGGATCAGAACCGGGaaatgaagatggagaagggtcATCAAAGTTCttagtaaaaggaaagaggagaGATGATATCCTCTCAAGTGCCAATGATTCAGCTAGCAATGATGCCGTGTCGGAATTGGAAAGTGAAAGCAGAGAAGATATTTCCAAATTCTCATttaaggggaagaaaaaggatCAACTTCCTTCCGAGTCCACCGAGTTACTTCATGACAGTGCAGTTGacttggatgatgaaaatatggCTGTGGCGAGTGAGGATAACAGTGAAGATACTTATGGTTCAGTGCCGAAGAGATTGAAGACTGATAGCATTGAAAAACCTGAGTATCAGGGTGCTAAGAGGGTCGGGTGGAACGGGCATATACTAACATGGAATACCCATAAGAAGAAGAGATCCAGCTATATTCCAAGCTCTTCATCAGACTCGAGGGGACCGAACTTAAACGGAAGAGGGAATGGATGGAGTTAGTCAATAATTTTCTTACTCTTTTAAGTTCATGCTCCAtccttttttagggtttttcccCCCTTTCCCTCTCATTCATGGGGTTGAGCTGCAAACTGGGAATTCTGGCAGAAGTGTATTTTTAGGGGCAGCAAATGGTGACAACACCTGTAGCTTTGGCTTGTTGTCCACTCACCTTCTATTCATTTTAGTGGATGGAGGCTGTATTGTACCAGTAGCAATTCAAATTACCTATTGTACAGAGATGTGCCCTTTCATTccatcttctttccttttttgactTAGTGCATGTTCTTTAGATTGATTGACGAGCGGAAATAGAGtcgcaaaattgaataaaatacTTGGAGAGAAACTAATCGTGTCAAGGTTCGGTATCAGATGAACATGACAGGACGTAATTGCTTTTATTAATAAGGGCAATGATTCGGATCGTTAGATCTTAGCGGATCTTGACTCGTTCCATTTTCCCATAACTCCGCAATGGAATGTTGTAACATATAAAAACTTAAGGGGTTTTATGATCAGTTCCATTTTCCCATAACTCCGCAATGGAATGTTGTAACATATAAAAACTTAAGGGGTTTTATGATCAATGGACGGAAcgtgcttttttgtttttgggataGGTACATTAGAAGagctaaaatttatcacgaaagtgtaattgagccAGTTTTTAGAAAGTATGATCGAGTCcttaaatttatcatgaaagtgcaatcgagtcttaaaattttcaaaaagtgcaatcaatggaaggatttgatttcatcgatttgacaagttttaagacttgattgtaccttttcaaagttttaagactgaattgcaTTTTCtcacaagttttaagacttaattgtactttttgaaaattttagaactcaattgcatttttgtgataagttttaaaacttccaacGCACTTATCCCTTATTTTTCTATCTGAGGTTCATTGAGGGGTTGGTGGGGATCTGTCCCCTATATATCATTAAATAATCCATTGATCTACGATGTTCACTCTCCAGGGCAGGCTCTAGGAGGTGTGGTGTCTCAAATCATAAAATATGGATCTGAGGGTACTAAACTATCTCATTACATAACTAGATCGCACAACTGTAGTCAAACTCGAACAAGAAAGCacaaattttttggaaagttgAGTAGGGCCTGATGCAGCGCATTTAGATCCTAGAGAATTCCTCGTTGATGAACTCAAACTGAGATATGGGGTTCTCACAATGGCTAACGTCATTACAAAAGATGACACCACAACAAAAATTAGCATTGAGATCAGTAGCATGAACAATGTACAGCGACCCTAGTAGTAGCAAGATGAAAATTTCAATCTTCCACTTGCATAGTCAAAGTTGATTATGATCGGACATACTTGGCAAGTGAATTTCACACGTTGCAGCATCCGTGCTCCATCCGCGGTAATGAATTCCGACTGGTTATCCTGTGACAAATGAAGGAAACTATTGAGGGCATCTTCTTCAAAGTAGGCTCCTCACTCTTCGTCGACGAAACCCCTGGATAATTTGATACCTCGTTACTGGGTAGACAATCAAGCACAGTGGCAGCGGCAGCCTGGAATGGTCCGCTTTCCGAATCTAGAAGAAGCAGGGATGCCAGTAAGCCACCTTCATGAGCAATACCAGATTGCTTGTGTTTAATCCTGAAATTAAAAGCATGTTTACTACGGTGGAGCAGTAACAAAGAATATCTCGCAGGCTAATATTGTGCAATTTTGAGGAAGAATAAGTCCAACAACTAGATTTGTCGAGAAGCCATGGCGAAAATATTCTATGAATTACAAGGTAAAGACATTGAATTCATATTCAGATGCTGAAAAAGGTGGACTGAAATTACAGCAATTAAACACGCGAATCAAAATGGCATCTTCTATGTACTCACATGACAATCAACCTAAAAAAATCTATGGATCGTTTAGTGCTGCAGTATAGAGAACGAACTGCACCCTTTTGAACAATAGCCGGTatacacaataaaaaaattggacaacAAGAATTGTAACATTACTCTATGCTCcttgcccaaaaagaaaaaaaacattactCCATGCTGTTGGGCAGGGAAGCTTACGGCAGCAATAATTCAAGGCACTTTCGTGCTGACCTCTTTGCTTTCATGTTAGTACATATTGTTAGataatgtctcgagtttaaatcgtTTATGGATATTTATCGGTTtgttaaagaaaaagataagaaaatcttttgCAGATCAAGATGTGGACTTGATATGTGCGGAGTTTGACCGAATAAAGGAAAACCCAAGTGAGATTGACTTGCCTTGTCAAAGTACTGCACGTTGGACTCTTCTTATCAAAAGGTTGAATAAAGACAAGTTACAAGGGCACGCATATATTCTGTGAATAAGAAGGCAATTCGTGGGTACCAATCAATCAGTCAAAGTTGTTTTCTTTGACTCCTTAAAGGGCACGAACAGGGAACAAAAGGGTTAAGACTCCTCTAGCAGAAAGTTGCCGCACGAATAGTGGACGCGAGAGAGCCGTGGGTTCTTGAACCGCACAAGAAGAATGACGACTTCGTTGGTTGTTTGGTTGAGATCTTCTGGTCGCGACTTGAAGGGCGTACAGTGAAGTTCTCTCTAGGACGAAGGTGACGTGCTTGATTTAGCCATACGTAGAACAAACAAGATAATTATCGGATTTTTCTCTGTGAGTTTTCTGAGTAATTTCTCTGTGAGAGACTGTAAGATAATATTTGTGGATTTCCTCTGGGCTTAAACTAGATGTGGGAAATACTCGAGTGTATGAGCGATTGTAACTTTGATTCTTcgattatagtgaattataTTGCTGACTTTCCCTGTGGACGTAGGTACCAACATTCGGACCAAACCACGAAATCGatggtgtcctttatcgttcatcgtaatttctctggtgatttcatgttgacttatttgcaagatccattAGTATTTTCGCGTTAATATCTCAACACATATTATATAGAAGAATGAGAATTTAATGAGCTTCTACTTATCATTAAATCAATGtatgaaattcaaaaaatgtaacCTTAGCTAGGAGAGGCTTAATATCTAACTAGAGAAGCTTTCTGTCAAAAGCCAAATTGGCGGTAACATGAATCTATGTTTTATCTAATATATTTCTAATCATTGTATGTTAAGCACATCAGGACAAATTCATTAATTCATCCAGATCCGTCAATATACAATAAGACAATGACGGCAAATTGTGAAAGCTATATCACTttgggggaaattaccaaaaaaatcctaaacttattgcatttatgtcaattcggtcataatctttttaattgtgagagttcagtcctaaaccttttgaccacttgccaattcagtcctaaaccttttaattatgctaattcagtcctaaactttctgaaattttgccaatttagtcctaaatcttttgaaattttttcattttagtcctaaacctattgtttAAGCAATTGGCcggaaagactaaattggtaatttgtgaaaaggtttaggattagtTGGCAAATCTTTAAAAGATTCAGGACCAAATTGGCAtacttgaaaggtttaggatcgaattggcttgttgtcaaaaggtttatgactaaattagcacaattgaaaggtttaaaactgaattggcacaagtgcaatagatttaggactttttgaataattttccctcaCTTGTGCGATGAATGGAAACTGAAATTGCCATTTTGATTAGTAACACTTGTGTGCGAGGGTAAAAAAGCCAGCGATGTCACCTTCCAGCCATTACTTATAATTATCGATGTTCACCGCAAGCTGCATGTAAGTTACATAAACATTGGTAATATGAAACCTGTTAAATAA
The genomic region above belongs to Rhodamnia argentea isolate NSW1041297 chromosome 6, ASM2092103v1, whole genome shotgun sequence and contains:
- the LOC115744834 gene encoding probable ATP-dependent DNA helicase CHR12, with product MVAQLESPQPQPQPQPQQRREQERERDDSSLDGLEKTKSLMCALGLISRNLPLPPDLLNAVSSICDDAGGGDGEGGGGGEGDGGAGGGSEVVPAVEKGSVDYVNSSGRDLLAEFEDALLRQRINCMSGSKLAESKEKRLQSQVQHRISELEELPSTRGEDLQTKCLLELYGLKLADLQSKVRSQVSSEYWLRLNCAYPDKQLFDWGMMRLRRTQYGVGDAFAVEADDHFRKKRDAERLSRLEEEEKNLVETKKRKFFAEILNAVREFHLQNQASLKQRKQRNDGIQAWHARQRQRATRAEKLRIQALKADDQEEYMRMVKKSKNLRLNTFLQETNQLLHNLGAAVQRQKDAGLADEIDDLKDSEADLPELDASSSGTPADVLPEEEGDVSESDRNDDSSDLLEGQRQYNSAIHSIEEKVTEQPSMLQGGELRPYQLEGLQWMVSLFNNNLNGILADEMGLGKTIQTISLIAYLVENKGVGGPHLIVAPKAVLPNWITEFSTWAPSIAAVLYDGRLDERKVMREELSGEGKFNVLITHYGLIMRDKAFLKKIQWYYLIIDEGHRLKNHECSLTRTLVSSYQTQRRLLLTGTPIQNSLQELWALLNFLLPSIFNSVQNFEEWFNAPFADRGDLSLTDEEELLIINRLHQVIRPFILRRKKDEVEKFLPGKSQVILKCDMSAWQKVYYQQVTDVGRVGLDTGSGKSKSLQNLSMQLRKCCNHPYLFVGEYNMWRKDEIIRASGKFELLDRLLPKLHRSGHRVLLFSQMTRLMDILEVYLQLHDFKYLRLDGSTKTEERGLLLKQFNAPDSPYFMFLLSTRAGGLGLNLQTADTVIIFDSDWNPQMDQQAEDRAHRIGQKKEVRVFVLVSVGSIEEVILERAKQKMGIDAKVIQAGLFNTTSTARDRREMLEEIMRKGSRSLGTDVPSEREINRLAARSDEEFWLFEKMDEERRQRENYRSRLMEEHEVPEWAYSTPDVKASKSKGFDHDVSNLTGKRRRKEVLYADTLSDLQWMKAVENGEDISKRSGRGKRKNYPLSESNGLIGTGSEPGNEDGEGSSKFLVKGKRRDDILSSANDSASNDAVSELESESREDISKFSFKGKKKDQLPSESTELLHDSAVDLDDENMAVASEDNSEDTYGSVPKRLKTDSIEKPEYQGAKRVGWNGHILTWNTHKKKRSSYIPSSSSDSRGPNLNGRGNGWS